From the Asterias amurensis chromosome 1, ASM3211899v1 genome, the window AATCTTAACTGCTGAGCATAGTGTGATGAATACATATTTACtttactgacaactcatcttaagattgAATCTGAATGCTTTTGGAGATCGACCCCAGGTTTATTTTCAtcactgtgtttttttattatcgATTTGTAGGTGGCTCTCTTGAACCGTTCTGGGCTCTGTATGCGGTGCATCAGAGCGATGAAACGCTTGCTCTACTGGAAACCTTACGCATCGGAAACTACAAAGATGATGAGAGGATACAGAAGAAGGACGTAAATGATCCATTTGCCAGCGAGCCGCACCGACACCCAGCACTCACTGTCAACTCCAAGAAGCCTTTCAACGCGGAACCCCCACCAGAGCTTCTCATTGATAGCTTCATCACACCCAATGAGCTCTTCTTTGTCCGTAATCACCTCCCAGTCCCCGTGTTCGACAAGAAGAACTTCAAGCTCAACGTCGAGGTCCCAGGAAAGAAGACCATCAAGCTGTCTGTGGATGAATTGAAGAAGTACAAGGAGCATACCATCACCGGAACCATGCAGTGTGCTGGAAATCGCCGCAGTCAAATGTCCAACTACAAAACCGTCAAAGGTCTGTCTTGGAAGTTTGGAGCAATCAGCACTGCTGAGTGGACTGGGGTGATGCTGAGAGATGTTCTACTCAAGGCGGGTCTAACAGAGGAAGACGAGGCTAAGTTTGCTTATGTTCAGTTTGAAGGGTTGGATAAAGACCCCAATGGTGGCAGCTACGGCTCTTCGATCCCGTTGTCGGTGGCCATGAATCCATACCGGGACGTCCTCCTGGCCTACAAAATGAACGGTCAGGACATCCCTGCAGATCACGGTCATCCACTAAGAGTCATCATTCCAGGTAACATAGGAGCACGAAGCGTCAAATGGCTCTCGAAGGTCATCGTCAGCGACAAAGAGAGTCCCAGTCACTGGCAGCAGAAAGACTACAAGAGCTTCAATCCGTCCGTAGAATTTGGACAGCTCAACTATGATACAGCACCGCCCGTTCAAGAGTACCCCGTCCAGTCAGCAATCTGTTATCCGAAAGAAGGCAGCAGTGTTGACGTGGACGAGGAGAAAGTAACCGTCAAGGGGTATGCGTGGAGCGGAGGTGGACGCGGGATTCTGCGCGTGGATGTCTCCGTGGATGGTGGCCAGAAATGGCATGTTGCGGAGCTGAAAGATGCCGGTCAGAAGATCCAACGCGTCTGGGCCTGGACGCAGTGGGAGGCAGAGATACCCATTCCAAAGGATCACAAAGGCAAGTTGGATATCTACTGCAAGGCTATTGATTCGTCTCATAACGTACAGCCAGATACAATGAAGGGAATCTGGAATGTCCGGGGACTGATGAATACGGCTTGGCATCGTGTCAATGTTAAGGTTGTCGAATAAACAGGTATAGGtggttgatttgatttgatttgaattgaaattatTTGGATAAAAATCCTGTCAAAAACACATACACAACAAGGGGAGGAAAGATGATGAAGTAAGATAAACCGATTTAAAACATGAGATAAATATATGGCTCAAAAATAAGGATACCCCAATAAAACCAATATCTTAGGTTTATTTCCATTGGGTTCCTTAAAATGCAATGACCCATATGTATGGTAAAGAAATATTCAGTTCTTTCAGAGAATCAATATTCTCAATCAGGCCTGATGcctcacggaggcaacgaaagGTGATCGTCTTCATGTctgctggtcattgccttggtgcccttgtagaaatgtacaatttcctcatagggtgcccttcaccaaggagaaaatatgccttggtgcccttgccctttcaaaaacgaagcaaacaggcctgcTCAATTTTTTACTATTTTAAATGTTGTAGTGATAAGATTTAAAATCACTGCATTGAAAATTTGTAAACTCTAAACACATTGTCTTAACAAACGAAACCACAAAATAGTATGGTTTTAACTCTAAATGGTGAAAGGGAACCTATTATCAattcttgtttgtgttttattgtaaaactgcttttgtaaaaacagtacttgttgttttcaaataataGCTTGCCCTTTAGATTTAAAACCAATGACTTACGTCTTACGAGTTTTAAAACACTAGACTCATTGTCTAattgtacacaatgtatgctggtttAGGGACCACTTAtacgctattttccaaagccgtcCTTAATAATCGTCCATAAATACATCCCCGCGTGATGGGGTTTGGCTAATCAGAGACTGgaaactgtccaaggtatttattaatacttTTCATTTTACCAAAGTAAAGCTATTGCTTCAAGCAGCTGGTGTTAGTAAATTTTGAATTTAAATTATGTAAACAACTTTTCACTTTAATTGTGGATTACAAATCTTCCTTTGTAGCTTTTTAATTTAAGTTAGTTATTCTTTTACCCAAAGTATATTGTGATTTAATTTTATTGAAGGTGGTTTTTATAAGTTAAAATGAGTTTAATCAACCTTTCAACTGTCTGGCCATTCAAAAgtatccactgtggttttgaatggtgcTAGCCTGTTACACATCTAGGGTTCTAGCAAGGACAAAATTAATAAGAGGCTACATTTCATGCGTGAAGCGCAAAGCCCTTTCGATGTGGGGGTATGGGACCTGCTTAAGGGCCCTGGGAACACTGCAGGTTGTTGATGCCCTCTGGTGCAATCTGGGCcatttcagtttgtttttaaCCCTTTAAACTAAtctcaaatgttttaaaagtaatgcATAAAATGAAGTCTGAactcaacaaaatattgttgcACCTGTGTTGTCAGGTGAAACGTTGTTTTCTTCCAAATTAATTAATATGTacttctgaagaaaaaaaaacaatagtccAGGatagtccaggggtggatttcacaaaggtagtcctcacttaggactagtcctaggcaatgctaagagataggaccagtcctaagttaggaagttaggaccagtaactcatcctaacttaggactggtcctatctcttagcattgcctagaactagtcctaagttaggactacctttgtgaaatccacccctgatctaGATTTTCGCTTTGtcttgttttgtatttgttgcaCAGCACATTTGTGTAATTTTAAGTTAAAcagaatattttttatttgaagaatTAATTGTTTAACAATCTATTGTACTTGGTGAACGCatatacacagtacacagtcaacctttTGTTGCACAGCACATTTATGTAATTTTAAGATAAAcagaatattttttatttgaagaatTAATTGTTTAACAATCTATTGTACTTGGTGAACgcatacacagtacacagtcaaccctcctactgtctgatcaTAGTTCATTCTGGGCGTGAACAAATAGTAGATAAACTATGGGTACGACGATATTgttagttatcacacaagcctGAGTACACATAGCACTTCTTTAAACAAATATATCAGATTTGctgcaactgttttgtttttgttaaagccaaagcaaacctttgtgttttggaaCCATTCAGTTTGTTTTATCCATTATAAaataatgtagatgtatacattaaaactaaaatttgaaaatttaaattcaaaagtttgttttttatagattagctgaaaatctggagcggatGTCCGATAGGAATGCAAAATCTGAGAAGCGTATACGCGGTAACACTTCACAGAATtgattttggggcataaaactgtttttattttggtgtaCCGGTATACAAATATCCACATAACTTTGAAGTGTACTCATACTTTTGTTGTGATTAgcaacttgtgttttttaagcagctctatacaaaTTGAGCCCTGTGGAGACAACTGAGACCCCAACAAAATGGGTCTCAAGCTTGTTCTCTATTGAGGAAATAAGTGCCTCACAAATTAGAGGttgaccttaaaggcagtggacactattggttattactcaaaaataattattagcattaaacctttcttggtgacgagtaatggggagagggttgatggtataaaacattgtgagaaacagctccctctgaaataccatagttttcgagaaagatgtaattttccacgaatttgatttcgagacctcaagtttagaatttgaggtctcaaaatcaagcatctaaaagcacacaactttgtgtgacaagggtgttttttctttcattgttatctggcaactccgataaccgattgagctcaaactttcacaggtttgttatttcatgcatatatgatgagatacagctagtgagaagactggtctttgacaagtaccaacagtgtccactgcctttaaaagccctATCAGCATTTAGTTGATCTGTTTCACACTGGAGAAAGAACATTGATGCAGATATGGGTGTGGGTGGAAATTAATACGTTTTTATACTGATATATGCTCAACTCTGTGTCAAGGGTCAGCTTCTCACACTGATAATGGAAACGTAGATTAGCAAAAGAATGTTTGATAACCTTGTTGGCAGTATTTGAACCTCTGGTGGATTGTTCTCTGTATGTGCTAATGATCATCTTCCTTTGGTGCATGTTAACATATATTTCTATATAATATAACTATTGGATTGAATGTATAAGAATTACATTTAAAATTTCAGGAATAAATATTCTATTTAAGCTATGTACATAACTTGTTGATGTTTACAATTATGTACTGTCTTCTGTGTATTACCAGTTaacccccccccacacacacacactttttgccccccccccccgataaaTTTTAAGAGATCTAAGAAGTTCTCAAATGACTGGTTAGTAGATGTGAAGTAGCCCCTTAATTTAAGCTGCCCTTACCAACCTTGGCAGTTGTCAATTCAGACATCCCCTAGCAAAACCTCGTTTACACAGCCAGCACggaaattaatttgaaaacttagacttgtgaacaag encodes:
- the LOC139942945 gene encoding sulfite oxidase-like, with the translated sequence MSQLLLLGSRVAVGCCRLTRRNLLPTRDSKRFELVVATSTKCNANFEGKQRGFHGHGGAAGEDSSDPGKWGTSSGLLMVGAAAVIGGIGLSALVNSSKCAEKKQAAQSAGKVIKGLPEYNHDDVEKHNSPETGIWMTYKNGVYDVTSFVAHHPGGDKIMLAGGGSLEPFWALYAVHQSDETLALLETLRIGNYKDDERIQKKDVNDPFASEPHRHPALTVNSKKPFNAEPPPELLIDSFITPNELFFVRNHLPVPVFDKKNFKLNVEVPGKKTIKLSVDELKKYKEHTITGTMQCAGNRRSQMSNYKTVKGLSWKFGAISTAEWTGVMLRDVLLKAGLTEEDEAKFAYVQFEGLDKDPNGGSYGSSIPLSVAMNPYRDVLLAYKMNGQDIPADHGHPLRVIIPGNIGARSVKWLSKVIVSDKESPSHWQQKDYKSFNPSVEFGQLNYDTAPPVQEYPVQSAICYPKEGSSVDVDEEKVTVKGYAWSGGGRGILRVDVSVDGGQKWHVAELKDAGQKIQRVWAWTQWEAEIPIPKDHKGKLDIYCKAIDSSHNVQPDTMKGIWNVRGLMNTAWHRVNVKVVE